From Salvia splendens isolate huo1 chromosome 3, SspV2, whole genome shotgun sequence, a single genomic window includes:
- the LOC121794984 gene encoding protein KINESIN LIGHT CHAIN-RELATED 3-like, producing MPGIVMDGIHEDVNHGMVNEDGDSNSCKENSAVNNSPAAGQAPEAPRNGDGGEKAEEGAETSIDQLYENVCEMQSSDQSPSRHSFGSDGDESRIDSELRHLVGGEMREVEIIEEDEELQRPDNGDSGSKKDSSVENSQSVDAKKASHLQLESGISGISSSSPKSQSPAKPPIDRRSEKSSKKTSPGGLLKKQRNSAAGSVKLQNGNEDQSEAGLENPDLGPFLLKQARDLMSSGDNARRALDLAQRAAKSFEKCADGKPSLDVVMCLHVTAAIQCSLGQYGDAIPALEHSIEIPVVEEGQDHALAKFAGYMQLGDTYAMLGQRENSISCYTTGLDVQKEVLGENDPRVGETCRYLAEAHIQAMQFDEAQKLCQMALDIHRENGAPASVEEAADRRLMGMICESKGDHEAALEHLVLASMAMVANGQESEVASVDSSIGDTYLSLNRYDEAIFAYQKALTSLKTSKGENHPAVASVFVRLADLYNKTGKFRDSRSYCENALRIYEKPVPGIAPEEIASGLTDISAIYESMEEPEQALKLLKKALKMYNDAPGQQNTIAGIEAQMGVLYYMLGNYSESYSSFKSATTKLRASGEKKSAFFGIALNQMGLACVQRYAINEAVQLFEEARSILEQEYGPYHPDTLGVYSNLAGTYDAVGRLDDAIEILEFIVGMREEKLGTANPDVEDEKKRLAELLKEAGRVRNRKNRSLETLLDTSQNTKAVNSNGGIKV from the exons ATGCCTGGAATTGTGATGGATGGGATTCATGAAGATGTGAATCATGGGATGGTGAATGAGGATGGAGATTCTAATTCTTGTAAGGAAAATTCAGCGGTGAATAACTCTCCAGCTGCTGGGCAGGCCCCAGAAGCTCCACGAAATGGTGATGGAGGGGAAAAGGCTGAAGAGGGGGCCGAGACCTCAATCGACCAGCTCTATGAGAATGTGTGTGAGATGCAGAGTTCTGATCAATCACCATCAAGGCATAGTTTTGGATCTGATGGCGATGAGTCACGGATTGATTCTGAGTTGAGGCATCTTGTGGGAGGAGAGATGAGGGAGGTGGAGATAATTGAAGAGGATGAAGAGTTGCAGAGGCCGGATAATGGTGATTCTGGTTCGAAGAAAGATAGTTCAGTGGAGAATTCTCAATCTGTGGATGCAAAGAAAGCTTCTCACTTGCAGTTAGAATCTGGAATTTCTGGAATATCAAGTTCAAGTCCAAAGAGCCAAAGTCCTGCAAAACCGCCTATTGATAGGCGTAGTGAGAAGAGTTCTAAGAAAACGTCTCCGGGTGGTTTGTTGAAGAAACAGAGGAACTCAGCTGCTGGGAGTGTGAAGCTGCAAAATGGAAACGAGGATCAATCTGAGGCAGGATTGGAAAATCCTGATCTTGGGCCTTTTCTTTTAAAGCAAGCTAGGGATTTGATGTCGTCTGGGGATAATGCTCGGAGGGCTCTTGATCTAGCTCAGCGGGCTGCTAAGTCATTTGAGAAATGTGCTGATGGGAAGCCAAGTTTGGATGTGGTCATGTGTTTACACGTAACTGCTGCCATACAGTGTAGCTTGGGCCAGTATGGAGATGCTATTCCAGCATTGGAGCATTCGATTGAGATTCCCGTGGTTGAGGAAGGGCAAGATCATGCCCTTGCTAAATTTGCTGGTTATATGCAGTTGGGAGATACTTATGCTATGTTGGGCCAGCGCGAGAATTCAATTTCATGCTACACGACTGGTTTGGATGTTCAGAAAGAAGTGCTTGGAGAGAATGATCCTAGAGTTGGTGAGACTTGTAGGTATTTAGCTGAAGCTCACATCCAAGCAATGCAATTTGACGAAGCTCAAAAGCTTTGTCAAATGGCTCTAGACATACATAGAGAGAACGGAGCGCCTGCTTCTGTTGAGGAGGCAGCAGATAGGAGACTGATGGGGATGATCTGTGAATCAAAGGGAGACCATGAAGCTGCTCTCGAGCATCTTGTTTTGGCAAGCATGGCTATGGTGGCTAATGGGCAGGAATCAGAAGTGGCTTCTGTTGATAGTAGCATCGGGGATACCTATCTCTCTCTAAACAGATATGACGAGGCAATTTTTGCTTATCAGAAAGCACTTACGTCTCTCAAGACTTCCAAAGGGGAGAACCATCCAGCTGTTGCGTCTGTTTTTGTTCGTCTAGCTGACTTATATAACAAGACGGGGAAGTTTAGGGACTCGAGATCCTACTGTGAGAATGCCCTCCGGATCTATGAAAAGCCCGTCCCTGGGATTGCTCCTGAGGAAATTGCTAGTGGCCTGACTGATATCTCCGCCATTTATGAGTCAATGGAGGAGCCTGAGCAGGCGCTGAAACTGCTAAAGAAGGCTCTGAAGATGTATAACGATGCTCCCGGTCAGCAGAACACGATTGCTGGCATTGAAGCTCAGATGGGAGTTTTGTACTATATGTTGGGAAACTACTCTGAATCTTACTCCTCCTTTAAAAGCGCAACAACAAAGCTTCGTGCTAGTGGAGAGAAGAAATCAGCTTTCTTTGGCATTGCACTGAACCAGATGGGCTTAGCTTGTGTGCAGCGTTATGCAATAAACGAAGCTGTTCAATTGTTTGAAGAAGCAAGGAGCATTCTAGAGCAAGAATATGGACCATACCATCCAGATACACTTGGAGTTTACAGTAACCTTGCTGGAACCTATGATGCAGTTGGAAG ATTGGATGATGCAATAGAGATTCTTGAATTTATTGTGGGAATGAGGGAGGAAAAGCTCGGGACGGCAAATCCAGATGTCGAAGATGAGAAGAAGAGGCTGGCTGAGCTACTAAAGGAGGCAGGCAGGGTCCGAAACAGGAAAAACCGGTCACTCGAAACACTCCTTGATACGAGCCAAAACACGAAGGCTGTGAACAGCAATGGTGGCATCAAGGTGTGA